A region from the Salvia splendens isolate huo1 chromosome 15, SspV2, whole genome shotgun sequence genome encodes:
- the LOC121766909 gene encoding uncharacterized protein LOC121766909 — MDPAYREALTWEEFKEEVYDKYVPMSYRRAKIVEFHTLKQGSMTVTEYDRALREMTHYAPELVDTDEKMAAKFRSGLRPEIRAAVASRRGDPYSEVLGCALDVEEALPLDVEEALPKNERAINPTPPALPSNYRDKRKWEGNRAPFDNKRRFPTFRHP, encoded by the coding sequence ATGGACCCCGCTTACCGTGAGGCGCTTACATGGGAAGAGTTTAAGGAGGAAGTGTACGACAAGTATGTTCCCATGAGTTACAGGCGAGCAAAGATTGTGGAGTTCCACACCCTGAAGCAGGGAAGTATGACGGTCACGGAGTACGACCGCGCCCTACGTGAGATGACCCATTATGCGCCAGAATTGGTGGAcacagacgagaagatggctgCAAAGTTTCGTTCTGGCCTTAGACCCGAGATAAGGGCAGCTGTGGCCAGCCGCAGGGGAGATCCTTATTCCGAGGTGTTGGGCTGTGCCTTAGATGTGGAAGAAGCACTGCCCTTAGATGTGGAAGAAGCACTGCCCAAGAATGAGAGGGCAATAAATCCTACACCACCCGCACTCCCATCCAACTATcgagacaagaggaagtgggaaggcAACCGAGCCCCTTTTGACAACAAGCGGCGTTTTCCCACTTTTCGGCATCCGTAG